In Pseudobacter ginsenosidimutans, the following are encoded in one genomic region:
- a CDS encoding response regulator transcription factor, translating into MTTNITVGLVDDHVLLRNGLAALVKNIGHQVVIEANDGKDFISKLQDGPHPEVVLMDINMPVMDGYETAAYMKQHFPEIKVLALSMYDDEAAIIRMLKNGARGYILKDSDTPELKSAIEAVLTKGFYYTEMITGKLLHTINSSDEEGTTRKVLNLNEREMEFLKLSCSEMTYKEIADKMHLSPRTIDGYRDSLFDKLKIKTRVGLAIYAIKHGIVHV; encoded by the coding sequence ATGACAACAAATATCACAGTCGGCCTGGTAGACGATCACGTTCTCCTTCGCAACGGACTGGCGGCCCTCGTGAAAAATATCGGCCACCAGGTAGTGATCGAAGCCAACGACGGAAAAGATTTTATCTCGAAACTTCAGGACGGTCCTCATCCTGAAGTTGTGCTCATGGATATCAATATGCCGGTGATGGACGGTTATGAAACCGCCGCTTACATGAAACAACATTTTCCTGAGATCAAGGTACTGGCTTTAAGTATGTATGATGATGAAGCGGCCATTATCCGGATGTTGAAAAATGGCGCCAGGGGTTATATCCTCAAAGACTCCGATACACCCGAACTCAAATCGGCCATCGAAGCTGTGCTGACCAAAGGATTCTACTATACCGAAATGATCACCGGTAAACTGCTCCATACCATCAACTCTTCGGATGAAGAAGGAACTACCCGCAAAGTGCTCAATCTGAACGAGCGGGAAATGGAATTCCTCAAACTTTCCTGTTCCGAAATGACCTACAAGGAGATCGCAGATAAAATGCATCTCAGTCCGCGCACCATCGATGGTTACAGGGATTCATTATTCGATAAGCTGAAGATCAAAACGCGTGTGGGACTTGCCATCTATGCCATCAAGCATGGCATCGTACATGTGTAA